The following coding sequences lie in one Glycine soja cultivar W05 chromosome 16, ASM419377v2, whole genome shotgun sequence genomic window:
- the LOC114389754 gene encoding uncharacterized protein LOC114389754: protein MGCVLGQHDESGKREWAIYYLSKKFTKAIKGSALADYLAQQPINDYQPMHIEFPDKDIMALFEEEVEDEDMDKWVVWFDGASNVLGHGIEAVLASPDKQYIPFIARLCFDCTNNIAEYEACALGIRAVINFRVKLLKVYGDSILVIHQLKGEWETRDHKLVPYQAYIRKLKELFDDISFHHIPREENQMVEALVTLSSMFKVSPHGDLPYIEFKCRVEPAHCCLIEEEEDGKPWYFDIKRYIKNKEYPPEASDNDKRTLRRLAANFLLSGNVLYKSNHDMVLL, encoded by the exons atggggtgtgtgCTCGGACAACACGATGAATCTGGAAAAAGGGAATGGGCCATCTACTACTTGAGCAAGAAGTTCACG AAGGCAATAAAAGGGagtgccttggcagattatctAGCTCAACAACCCATAAATGATTATCAGCCTATGCATATAGAATTCCCTGATAAGGATattatggccttgtttgaggaggaGGTTGAAGATGAGGACATGGATAAGTGGGTtgtgtggtttgatggtgcaTCTAATGTGCTAGGTCATGGGATTGAGGCAGTGTTGGCTTCGCCAGACAAGCAATATATACCTTTCATAGCTAGGTTGTGTTTTGACTGCACAAACAATATAGCGGAGTACGAGGCATGCGCCCTAGGGATCCGAGCGGTGATCAACTTTAGGGTCAAGTTGCTCAAAGTATACGGGGACTCGATATTGGTGATTCATCAGTTGAAAGGTGAATGGGAGACCAGAGACCACAAGTTGGTACCTTACCAAGCTTACATCAGGAAATTGAAGGAACTCTTTGATGACATATCATTTCATCACATTCCTAGAGAGGAAAACCAGATGGTCGAAGCCCTTGTTACTCTATCGTCCATGTTCAAAGTGAGCCCTCACGGAGATTTAccatacatcgaattcaaatgtCGTGTTGAGCCTGCACACTGTTGTTTGATAGAAGAAGAGGAGGATGGTAAACCTTGGTACTTCGATATCAAACGATACATTAAGAATAAGGAATACCCACCTGAGGCCTCTGACAACGACAAGAGGACATTACGGAGGTTGGCAGCCAATTTTCTCCTTAGTGGGAATGTCTTGTACAAAAGCAACCATGACATGGTGTTGCTTTGA
- the LOC114389644 gene encoding dCTP pyrophosphatase 1-like, with translation MTGVPQEAPVSLDQLKQILDEFAKERDWEQYHSPRNLLLALVGEVGELSEIFQWKGEVPKGLPDWKEEEKVHLGEELSDVLLYLVRLSDICGVDLGKAALRKVQLNAIKYPKKVNDDAITQDAN, from the exons ATGACTGGGGTTCCTCAAGAAGCACCCGTTTCTCTTGATCAGCTCAAGCAGATACTGGATGAGTTTGCAAAGGAGAGGGATTGGGAGCAGTATCATAGCCCAAGGAACCTCCTTTTGGCTTTG GTGGGTGAAGTGGGAGAATTGTCTGAGATATTTCAGTGGAAAGGGGAGGTTCCAAAGGGTCTTCCAGATtggaaagaagaggaaaaggtTCATCTTGGTGAAGAGCTTTCAGATGTGTTGCTTTACCTTGTGAGGCTCTCAGACATTTGTGGTGTTGATCTTGGCAAAGCTGCTCTAAGAAAGGTCCAACTCAATGCCATAAAATACCCAAAAAAGGTTAATGATGATGCAATTACTCAAGATGCTAATTGA